In Oharaeibacter diazotrophicus, the genomic window GTTTCGAGGGAGAGCCCCACGCCGTCCACACCCCGTCACCGTCCACCGCCCCACCCGCCGCCCGAATCGCGGTAAACGGGGAGCGGACCCGGCCGAGAAGGCCGGACGAGGCGGCGGATCGGAGCCATGGCGCGGACAGACGCCGGCGCGGCGGCGGGCGGACCGGACGGTCCGGATCCCGGCGGCGGCCCGGCCCTCCAGGGAGATCGACAGGACGGCCGCGGGCGGCCCCACGCCCGGCGCACCGCCTTGGCCGCGGGCGTCCTCGCCGTCGGCTTCGCGCTCGCCGGCGCGGCGCACGCGCAGGACATCACCATCGGCCTCGGCCAGGGCACCACGCTGACCGAGCGCGGCGTCCAGCTGATCGGCCTGATCACGGTGCTGTCGCTGGCGCCGTCGATCCTGGTGATGATGACGAGCTTCACCCGGATCGTGGTGGTGCTGTCGCTGCTGCGCACCGCGATCGGCCTGCAGACCGCACCGCCCAACGCGGTGATGGTGTCGCTGGCGCTGTTCCTGACCGGCTTCATCATGGCGCCGACGTTCCAGACCGCCTACGAGGACGGCGTCGCCCCGGTGGTCGCCGGCCAGATCCAACTGACCGAGGGCTTCGAGCGCGCCGTCGCACCGTTCCACGCCTTCATGCGCGCCAACGTCCGCGAGGCCGACCTCGCGCTCTTCATCGACCTCGCCCGCGAGGAGCCGCCGGAGGCGCCCGAGGACCTGTCGCTGCGCGTCCTGATCCCGGCCTTCATGATCTCCGAGCTGCGGCGCGCCTTCGAGATCGGCTTCCTGATGTACCTGCCCTTCCTGATCATCGACATGGTGGTGTCGTCGATCCTCATGGCGATGGGCATGATGATGCTGCCGCCGGCGACCGTGTCGCTGCCGTTCAAGCTGATCTTCTTCGTGCTGGTCGACGGCTGGTCGCTGCTCGCCGGCAGCCTGATCCGCAGCTACGGCGCCGGGTGATCCCGGCGCCGGCCCCGCCCCCTGGTCACGCCGCCCGGTTCGCCCGCGCGCTCACCAGCGGGAACACGGTGCGCCCTTCCACCATCGTTCGCGTCGACCCGCCGATCCAGATCCGGCCGCGGCCGTCGCGGTCGACGTCGACGCGGCCGGCGCGGCCGAGCCGGGTGCCCTGGGCGGCGCGGTAGGGCCCGTTCGCCCGGCCGGTGTCGTAGAGCCAGCCGGCGACCGACGCGTTGAGGCTGCCGGTCACCGGATCCTCGACGATCAGGCCGCGGTGGTCGCTGAAGAAGGCGCGCAGCTCGAAGGCCGCCTCGGCTCCCTTCGGATGCGCGCCGACGACGCCGACGTCGATCTTGCGCGGGTGGCCGCGCCGCGGCTCCAGCGCCAGCACCGCCTCGGCCGAGCCGAGCATGATGCCGAGCCAGCCCGGACCGTTGTCGATCCAGCGCGCGTCGACCACCGCGTCGCGGCCGATGCCGAGGAGGTCCAGCGCCTCGTCCAGTTCGGCGTCGGTCGGCTTGCCGGAGCGCAGCAGCGGCGGCGCGGCGAAGGCGAGGCCGCCGTCGGTGCCACGTCGGATCTCGACCAGCCCGGCGCCGCATTCCTGCACGATCCGGCGCGGATCGCGCGGCCGGCCGTTCTGCGTCAGCCAGGTGTGGCAGGTGCCGAGCGTCGGATGACCGGCGAAGGGCAGTTCGCCCGAGAGCGTGAAGATCCGCACCCGGTAGTCGGCCTCGGGCCGGGTCGGCGGCAGCAGGAAGGTGGTCTCCGAGAGGTTCAGCCAGCGCGTGATCGCCAGCATGTCGTCGGTGTCGAGGTCGGTCGCGTCGGTCACCACCGCCAGCGGGTTGCCGCTGAACGGGCGGGTGCCGAAGACGTCGACGAGATCGAGGCGATGGACCATGGCAAGGCACTCCGGATCGGACGGTCCCCGCGGGACCGGCACGCACCGTCCTAGCAAAGTGACACACTTTGCCGTAAGGTGGAAAAGTGTACCGACACACTATCGTCGCGGAACCTGATCCCCCATGCGCCTCGCCTCCCCCTGGACGCCCCGCCTCGCCGGCTCCGGCCTGCCGCACGAGCGGCTCGCCGCGGCGATCGCCGAGGATCTCCAGTCCGGCGCGATCGCGCCCGGCGACCGCCTGCCGCCGCAGCGCGACGTCGCCTGGCGGCTCGGCCTCGCGGTCGGCACCGTCGGCAAGGCCTACGCCGCCCTCGAGCGCCGCGGCCTCGTCGAGAGCGTCCACGGCCGCGGCAGTTTCGCCGCCGGCCTCAAGACCGACGACGCCGGCCCGGCCGACCTCGCGGTCAACCGGCCGCCGCAGATGCTCGACGACCGCCTGCTCGCCGCCACCCTCGCCACCGTCGCCCGCCGGCTCGACGCCGACGCCTTCGGCGGCTACGCGCCCTCCGCCGGCCGGCCGGTACACCGGGCGATGATGGCGCGCTGGCTCGCCCGCCAGGGCCTGCCGGCCGCGCCCGAGACCGTGCTCCTGACCAACGGCGCCCAGCACGCCCTCTCCGTCGCGCTCGACCTCGCCTGCCCGCCGGGCACGCTGCTCCTCGTCGAGCGTTTCACCTATCCGGCCGTACCGCTGTTCGCCCGCCACCGCGGCGTCGAGGTCCGCGGCCTCGCCGTCGACGGCGAGGGCATGCGCCCCGACGCCCTCGCCGAGGCGCTCGCCGACGCCGCCCGCGCCGGCCGCCGCGCCGCGCTCTACCTGATGCCGACGGTGCAGAACCCGACCGCCGCCGCCATGGGCCCGGCGCGCCGGCGCGCCATCGCCGACCTCGTCGCCCGCCACGACGCGACCATCGTCGAGGACGAGGTCTACGCCGGCCTCGCCGAGGCGCCGCCGCCGCCGATCGCCGCCCTGGCGCCGGAGCGCACGCTCCACGTCACCGGCCTCTCCAAGGTGCTGAGCCCCGGGCTCCGGATCGGCGCGCTGGTGGTGCCGCGCGCCCTCGCCGCCGCCGCCGCCGAGCGGGTTCAGGCCGCCTGCACGTCGGTGTCGGTGCTGTCCTGCCTGATCATGGAGACCTGGTTCGCCGACGGCACCGCCGACGTCGTCGCCCGCGCCATCCGCGAGGAGGCCCGCGCCCGCCTCGCGCTCGCCCGCGCCAAGCTGCCCGACGCCAAATTCGCCGCCGGCGGCTACCATCTCTGGATGCCGATGCCCACCGCCGCCGCGGCCGAGTTCGTCGCCCGCGCCGCCGCGGCCGGGGTGCTTCTGATGTCGGCGCGCGCACCGCTCGCCGATCCCGCCGATCCCGTGGGCGGCGTCCGCGTCAGCGTCGGCGGCCCGGCCCGGCCGACGCTTGAGCGGGCGCTCGACGTGCTCGCCGGCCTGTCCGAGCCGCCCGCGATGGCGGCGATCTGAGTCCCGAGCCCTGCGAGGAGCACCCGACCGGGCGCCGGCCGGATGGCAGGAACCTCCCGCCGTCCCGGCTCGGCCGGGGCGTCGGGAGCCGGCGGAGACTCTTCCTCAACCCGCCGCGGGCGGTGCCGTCGGGGCGGCGGTGTTCTCGGCGCTGGTGCCGCCGCCGGCGCCGAGCGGCACGGCGGTGCCGTTCTCGATCAGCGCCGGGCGGTTGGGATCGCCGAGTTCGAGGTAGCGCTTGCGGTAGTCGTCGAGGAAGGCCTGCAGCGTGCCGACGTTGGCGATCGACTTGACCACCTCCTGGAAGCTGCCGCCGGCCACCTGCATCCGGCTCGTCACCGCCTCGAAGGCGGCGCCGTTGGCGGTCTCGGCCATCTTCTTGGAATACTTGGCGCGCAGCCGGTCGAGGCTGAGGCGGTCGCCGGCGAGCGTGAAGCTGATGCCGGCCTTCAGCACCTGCATCTGCTCGAGATCCGACAGCGGCAGCGGCTCGTTCCAGCGGCCGCCGAGCATGCGCTCGTACTGGTCGCCGGCGTCCTCGTAGCGGTCGTTCTCCCACAGGATGTCGGCGCGCAGGCGCTCGATGTCGCCGCCGCGCAGCGGCTTCAGGAGGTCGAGCGCGAGGTCGGGCTTGCCGGTCTCGGCGAGCGCGCGCGCCTCCACCGAGCGGCGCTGGCGCTCGATGCCGGCCGGCAGTTCGGACTGCCGGGTGCGGCTGAGGATCAGCAGCGCGCGGTCGGGGCGCTGGTCGAGCAGGTAGACCAGCGCGAGGTCGGCCGCCACCTGGGCGCGGGCGGCGCCGCGCAGGCGGTTCTCGACCTGATAGGTCAGCAGTTGCTGGGCCTGCGGCAGCAGGTCGACGTCGACCAGCCGCTCGGCCAGCTTGCGCACCATGGCGTCGCCGCGCCGGCCGTTCGGCGTCAGCTCGCGGAAGTCGTAGTAGAGCGCCAGCGCCTCGGTCGGCTTCATCTCGTCGGCTTTGCCGTCGAGGTAGAGCGAGGCGAAGGCGGCCTGCATCTCGTCCTGCATCAGCCGGGTGGTCTGGGCGTTCGGGTCGATCTGCATCGCCGAGCGCATCACCTCGAAGGCGCGGCGGTAGTTGCCCTTCTCGATCGAGTACTGGCCGAGCGTGCGCAGCGTGTTGAGCTCGATGTCGTCGCCGCGCCAGGCCACCGCCAGTTGCTCCAGGCGGTCGAGCGCCTGGTCGAGGGTGATCAGCCCCTCGCGGCGCTGCAGCAGCACCAGCCGGTAGGTCGCCTCGGCCGCCACCGGACCACGGCCGGTGCGCACCACGTTGGAAAGGATGCCGATGGCGTCGCCGGCGTGACCGTCGGCGTCGATGGCGCGGGCGTTGAGGAGGTCGAGTTCGGCGAGTTCGTCAGGCCTCAGCGCCTTCGGGTCGATTTCCGAGAGCAGCGTCCGCGCCTTGGCGTAGTCGTTGAGCTCGAGCGCGGTCGCCACCGACGCCAGCATGAAGCGGCGCTGGATCACCCGCGGGAACGAGCCGATCACCTCCTCGGCGCGCGGCATCTGTTTGCGCGCGTCGGTGTGCCGGCCGAGGTCGACGTCGGCGATGGTCCGCCAGACCGCGGCATAGGGGCTGTCGGCGAGTTCGGGCCGGTCGAGCATCGACAGCGCCTCGGTCGGGCGGTGCATCAGCAGCGAGGCGCCCGCCCGCAGCACCGCCATGCGCTGCGACGTCTCCTCCTCCGGCGCGATCGAGCCGATCAGGCGCAGGATGCCGAGCGCTTCGGAGCCGAGACCGTTGGCGAGGTTGAACTTGGCGAGCTTGTACCAGCGGTCGACCCGGTCCGACTTCTCGCGCGCCTGCGAGACCTGACCCATCAGGTCGTGGCGCTTGTGCCAGAAGTCGGCGGCGTCGCCGGCCTCGGTGTCGGCGAAGTCGACGAAGCCGGGCCGTCCGCCGAGCGAGGAGCCGATCGACGCCGGCAGGTCGAGCACGGCGGCGCGCTTCGGTGCCGTGTCGGTGGAGATCGAGAGGCCGCCGGGACGGCGCAGCGACACCAGCTCCCCCTCGGACTTGACCTGGAGGTCGTCGACCTTGGGCAGGAAGGCGAGGCCGTGCGCCGACGACAGCGCCTCCACCTCGGCGAAGGTCTGCGGCTTGATCAGGCCGCGCGGCTGGCCGCGGCCGGTGATCACCAGGACCTCGTCGCCCGAAGCGGGGTCGGTGATGTGGTGCATCGCCGAAACCGGGCCGAACGGGATCTCCAGCGCCGCCGCGCCGTCGCCGGCGATCGAGCGCTTGATCGGCAGCGGCCGGGTCGGCGCCATCACCATGTCGCCGATCGTCACGACCCAGAAGGTGCCCTCGGGGTTCAGCGTGGCGAGCAGAGGTTCTGCCATCTCGATGCGGATCGCCTGTGCCTCGCCGCCGATCTTCATCGGCTCGATCGAACGGGCGTAGCCGGCCAGCGCGTCCTGCAACGGCGCCGCGTCGATCGGCGAGGGATCGTCGAACACCAGCCAGACCGCCGGGCCACGGCTGAACAGGGCCGCGCCGATCTCGCCGTGGTAGGGGAAGACCACGCGCGTCGCGCTGCCGATCCGCTTGGCCTCGACCCGGATGGTGCCGTCGGCGAGGGCGTGCTCGTCGCCGCCGTCGGGCAGTTCGGCGAGTTGCCCACCCGTCGGCTTCACCCGGGCGGACGACGGGGCGGCGTATTCCTCGGCCGTGGCGTCGGCGGCCGTGGTCGCGTGCGGCGCCTCGTGCGCGTCGGGAGCGGCGTGGCCGCCGGGGGCGGCGTGGCTGTCGGCGGCCGCGTCGTGGGCCTCCGGGACCGGCGGCAGCACGGCGAGACCGCCCTCGGCCGGAACTTCGTGTCCGACGTCCGCGGCATGGGACGCCGCCGTGCCGTGCCCGTCGGCTGCCGGTGCGGCACCGTGACCCTCGGCCGGCGCGGGCGCACCGTGACCCTCGGCAGCCGGCGTCGCACCGTGGCCCTCGGCGGCGTGGCCGGCCGGAACCACCGGGGTCGTGTCCTCGACGCCCGGCGCGTGCACCTCCTCGGTGGCCGTCGGCGGCGCCTCGCTGCCGTCGCGCGTCGCGGCGTGGACGATGGCGTCGTGCGGGCGCAGGGCGGCGGGGTCGACGTGACCCTGGATGTCGACGACGTAGGTGTTCTCGTCCTTGAAGGCGCGCACGTCGGCGCTCGGCTGCACCGACAGCAGCACCGTGATGCCGTCGTCGTCGCTCTCGGTGGAGATGTCGTCCAGATAGGGCGGCATGTCCATCCGCACGGTCGACAGGTCGACCTTGGCCTTGCGGTTGAAGCGGACGCTGACGCCGGAATCCTGGCGCTGGAAATCGGCCTCGAAGGGAACGTTCCAATGGAACGTCAACCGGCTGAAGGTCGGCGCGCGGGCGACGGTGAGGTCGAGCTTGGCCGCCTTGGAGCCGGCCACCTTCAGCATCTCGGCCTCGCGGGCGCGGCGGGCGGCGTCCTCGGCCCGCCGCGCGAGTTCGGCGATGATCTCGTCGGGCAGCCGCGGCGGCGGACCGGCCCAGTCGGCCGGCAGGAAGTCGAGGAACAGCTTCGGACCCGCTTCCATGGTGTTGACACGGGTGCCGCGGGTCAGCGCGAAGCGGGCGCCGCGGCCCTCCGGGTCGGCGCGGGCGATCATCACGAACTTGGACAGCATCGACGACACCCGGGAGACGTCGATCTCGACCGGGTCCTCGAAGTGCAGCACGAGCACGCCGTTGTCGGTGTTCACCGTGTAGGCGGGCAGGATGTTCTTGTCGGCGAACGAGACGATGATGCGCCCGAAATTCGCCTCGGGCTTGATCTCGACCGAGACCGCCTGGGCCGCCGCGGTCATCACCGTCCACAGGAGCGCGGCGACGAGGCATACCACGGACGCGATCCACCGCCCGACGTCGCCGCCGGGCCGGTCGACGACACCGACCGCATTCCGGCGTTCAGTTGTCACCATGGCCTCGCCCACCGGCCGCTTCCTGCGGCCTCTCGGGACGACCCTACGGACGCGCGTTTAAGCCGCCGTTAAATCGAAGGCTCGAATCAGCCGTTCGGCGCGGGTTGGATCTTCGGCAACGCCGCCGGATCGGTCGGCCCGGCGTCGCCGCCGCTCTCGGGCACCGGGATCGTCATCTCGTCCGGGGTGCCACCGGGCACCAGCGGGATCGCCAGCGGCGCCTGGGACGACGGCTCGTCGGTCATGCGCACCACGATCTGGCGCGGGCCCTGGTCGCCGGCGAGCAGCAGGGTCAGCCGCGCCGCCTTGGTAGGCGCCATCGCCGCCAGGATCGGCGAGAGCTTGCGCGGGTTCATCTTGCGGGCGATGGCGGTCAGCACGGAGACGTCGAGCGAGTTGAACACCTCGGCGGCCGCCTTCGGCTTCATCGCCTCGTAGAGCTGCACCAGCCCCTTGATCTGCTCGTCCTCCTGCTCGGCCGCCGCCGCGCCGGGGGCGGCCGCCCCGCCCTGCCCTGCCGCTGCGCCGCCGCCGCCGGGCACCGTGTTCAGCTGGTTCTCGATCGACTTCAGCTCGTCGACGCGCTGCTGCAGCCGGATCTCGGCGGCGCGCAGCAGCTTCATGCGCACGTCGATCTCCTGCTGGCGGCGGTCGAGTTCGTCGCGTCGCTTGCCGAGCGCCTCGAGGACGGCCGCCTCCGAGGTCGAACCCGGCGGCTGGTACTCCTCCGGCCGCACGGTCGAGACGCCCTCGGGCAGCTTGGGGCCGCTGGAACCGTGTCCGCCCTCGGCCGGAGCCCCGTGACCGCCTTCGGCGGGAGCCGCGTGACCGCCCTCGGCCGGCGCCGCGCCGTGCTCACCGGCGGCCGGAGCCGCCTCGCCGTGTCCACCTTCCGCGGGCGCCGCGGCGTGCTCGCCCGCGGCCGGAACCGCCTCGCCGTGACCACCCTCGGCGGGCGCAGCGGCACCGTGCTCGCCCGCGGCCGGAGCCGCCTCGCCGTGGCCACCTTCCGCCGGCGCGGCTTCGCCGTGGCCGCCCTCGGCGGGGGCCGCTTCGCCGTGACCGCCCTCGGCCGGCGCGCCGTGACCGCCGCCGTGGCCGCCACCCTCCTGCTGCTTGGCGAGCGCCTCGGCCTCCTTGGCGAGGTCGAGCGGCGCGCCGAGGATGATCGGGTCCTCGATCGATTCCGCGTCGGCCGGCTTGGCGGCGCCGTGCCCGCCCTCGGCCTCGCCGCCGTGTCCGCCGTCGCCCGCCGCCACCGCCGCGACCGGGCCGAGCGCGAAGGAACCGGCGCCGGTGGCGAGGCCCACCAGCTTCAGCACCAGCAGCGCCGAGGTCGCGAACAGGACGATCGGGAGGAGGCGGAGCGTCTTCATGGCTTGCTCAGGCGGCCTCCTCGCGGGAGCGGCGGTAGGCGGCGAGCCGCTCGGCCGCGGCTTCCGCGGCGGCCTGGAGGCCGCGGGCGGCGGGTTCGCGGGCCGGCGCCGCCGGCGTCTCGGGCGCGGGCGCGGCCGCCTTGCCCGGCATCGCCGCGCCGACGATGGCGCCGATCCGGCGCACGATCTCCGAACCGGCCACGAGCTGGCGGTCGAGGTCGCCGACCAGCGCCTCCGCCGCCTTCATCCGGCCGCCGAGCGAGGTTTCGCAGGCGTTGGCGGTGGCCTTGAGGCCGAGGATCGCCCGTTCGGCGATCTCGGTGGCCGTGATCAGCTCGGCAATGGTGGCGCGCAGCACCTCCTCGTCGGCGCGCAGCCGGGTCAGGCGCCGGTTCAGCACCATGCAATAGCCGATGGTGAGGACGAGCAGCACGGCGACCACGACCTCGATCGCCATTCCGAGTGAGAAACCCGTCGTCATGTCTGCTCCAGCTCCTTCTGCACCGCCCGCTCGAACGCGGCCAGCGTCATGCGCGGCCGCCGGAGCGGCCGGTTCACCTTCACCGACACCTTCTCGCCGAGCCGGCCGATGTGCCCCGTGGTCAGGTGCACGCTGCCGCACTTCACCGCGATCGGGTCCTGCGGCGACACGTTGAACACCAGCGTCTGCCCGACCTCGAGGTCGAGCACCATCGACAGCGGCAGGTCCTCCTCGCACATCACCGCGTCGACCGCGATGCCGGCGTGGAAGATCTCGGTGGCGAGATGGCCCTCCCAGATGGTGTCGCGGCCGAACTTCTCGCCCATGATCATCTGCAGCAGCAGATGCCGGATCGGTTCGATGGTCGCGTAGGGCAGCAGCATCTCGATTTTGCCGCCGCGGTCCTCCATGTCGACGCGGAACTGCACCAGGATGCAGGCGTTCGCGGGCCGCGAGATCGGCGCGAAGCGCGGGTTGGTCTCGAGGCGCTCCAGCGTGAAGTCGATCTGCGTCAGCGGCGCGAAGGCCTTGGCGGCGTCGGCGAGCAGGATCTCGATCATCCGCCGCACGAGGTTCATCTCGATCGTGGTGTAGGGCCGGCCCTCGACGCGGATCGCGGTGGTGCCGCGGCCGCCGCCGAGCAGCACGTCGATGATCGAGTAGATCAGCGAGGAATCGACCGTGACGAGGCCGTAGTTGTCCCACTGCTCGGCCTTGAACACCGAGAGGATGGCCGGCAGGGGGATCGAGTTCAGATAGTCGCCGAAACGCACCGACGAGATCGAATCGAGCGAGACCTCGACGTTGTCGGAGGTGAAGTTGCGCAACGAGGTCGTAGTCTCGCGGACGAGCCGGTCGAACACGATCTCCAGCATCGGCAGGCGCTCGTAGGACACGAGCGCCGAGTTGACCAGCGCGCGGATGCCGCTCTGGTCGGAGGCGAAATGGTCGTCGAGGTTGAAGCCGAGGAGGTTGTCGATCTCCTCCTGGTTCAGCACGCGATCGGCGCCGCGCGAGGTCTGGTCGAGCTCGCCGTCGTTGTCGTCGATCATCGCCGCCCACTGGGCGGCGACGGCGTCGGCGTTCTCGACGCCCTGCTCCTCGAGCGCGGCGCCCCATTCCGCCGCGAGGTCGTCCATGTCGCCGCCCTTCTGCTCGGCGAGCGCGGCACCCCAGTCGGCGGAGAGGTCTTCGTCCTCGTTTTCCATCGCGCTCACGTCCTCACTGCACGATGACGTTCTTGAACAGCACGTCGTCGACCCGCGCCGGATAGACCGCGATGTTGATCCGGCGCTGCAGTTCCTCCTTCAGCCGGTACAGCCCGGCCGAGCCCTGCAGGTCCGACACCCGGAGTTCGCGCATGTAGGTCTGGAAGGCGTCGAGCACGCGCGGCATGTTCGGCTCGACCAGCTTCAGCATGTTCTCGTCCGAGAGCTCCAGCGCGACCTGGAGCTTGACGTAGGCGGCGTGGTTCTCGGTGGTGGAGAGGTTCAGGATCATCACCGGCAGGTCGTAGTAGTAGGCCGTCGGCTGCTGCTCTTCGACGATCTGCTTGGCGGTCTCGGCCGGGTCGGGCTCGCCGCCCATCATCATGAAGGCCGCGCCGCCGCCGCCGACCAGGAGCAGCAGCAGGCCGCCGCCCGCCGCGATGACGAGCTTCTTGTTGGCGAGGAGGCCCTTCAGACCCTTCTTGCCCTCGCCGCCTTCCGCTTCG contains:
- the fliM gene encoding flagellar motor switch protein FliM → MENEDEDLSADWGAALAEQKGGDMDDLAAEWGAALEEQGVENADAVAAQWAAMIDDNDGELDQTSRGADRVLNQEEIDNLLGFNLDDHFASDQSGIRALVNSALVSYERLPMLEIVFDRLVRETTTSLRNFTSDNVEVSLDSISSVRFGDYLNSIPLPAILSVFKAEQWDNYGLVTVDSSLIYSIIDVLLGGGRGTTAIRVEGRPYTTIEMNLVRRMIEILLADAAKAFAPLTQIDFTLERLETNPRFAPISRPANACILVQFRVDMEDRGGKIEMLLPYATIEPIRHLLLQMIMGEKFGRDTIWEGHLATEIFHAGIAVDAVMCEEDLPLSMVLDLEVGQTLVFNVSPQDPIAVKCGSVHLTTGHIGRLGEKVSVKVNRPLRRPRMTLAAFERAVQKELEQT
- the fliP gene encoding flagellar type III secretion system pore protein FliP (The bacterial flagellar biogenesis protein FliP forms a type III secretion system (T3SS)-type pore required for flagellar assembly.) — translated: MARTDAGAAAGGPDGPDPGGGPALQGDRQDGRGRPHARRTALAAGVLAVGFALAGAAHAQDITIGLGQGTTLTERGVQLIGLITVLSLAPSILVMMTSFTRIVVVLSLLRTAIGLQTAPPNAVMVSLALFLTGFIMAPTFQTAYEDGVAPVVAGQIQLTEGFERAVAPFHAFMRANVREADLALFIDLAREEPPEAPEDLSLRVLIPAFMISELRRAFEIGFLMYLPFLIIDMVVSSILMAMGMMMLPPATVSLPFKLIFFVLVDGWSLLAGSLIRSYGAG
- a CDS encoding PLP-dependent aminotransferase family protein, producing the protein MRLASPWTPRLAGSGLPHERLAAAIAEDLQSGAIAPGDRLPPQRDVAWRLGLAVGTVGKAYAALERRGLVESVHGRGSFAAGLKTDDAGPADLAVNRPPQMLDDRLLAATLATVARRLDADAFGGYAPSAGRPVHRAMMARWLARQGLPAAPETVLLTNGAQHALSVALDLACPPGTLLLVERFTYPAVPLFARHRGVEVRGLAVDGEGMRPDALAEALADAARAGRRAALYLMPTVQNPTAAAMGPARRRAIADLVARHDATIVEDEVYAGLAEAPPPPIAALAPERTLHVTGLSKVLSPGLRIGALVVPRALAAAAAERVQAACTSVSVLSCLIMETWFADGTADVVARAIREEARARLALARAKLPDAKFAAGGYHLWMPMPTAAAAEFVARAAAAGVLLMSARAPLADPADPVGGVRVSVGGPARPTLERALDVLAGLSEPPAMAAI
- a CDS encoding DUF6468 domain-containing protein; the encoded protein is MTTGFSLGMAIEVVVAVLLVLTIGYCMVLNRRLTRLRADEEVLRATIAELITATEIAERAILGLKATANACETSLGGRMKAAEALVGDLDRQLVAGSEIVRRIGAIVGAAMPGKAAAPAPETPAAPAREPAARGLQAAAEAAAERLAAYRRSREEAA
- a CDS encoding PhzF family phenazine biosynthesis protein, translated to MVHRLDLVDVFGTRPFSGNPLAVVTDATDLDTDDMLAITRWLNLSETTFLLPPTRPEADYRVRIFTLSGELPFAGHPTLGTCHTWLTQNGRPRDPRRIVQECGAGLVEIRRGTDGGLAFAAPPLLRSGKPTDAELDEALDLLGIGRDAVVDARWIDNGPGWLGIMLGSAEAVLALEPRRGHPRKIDVGVVGAHPKGAEAAFELRAFFSDHRGLIVEDPVTGSLNASVAGWLYDTGRANGPYRAAQGTRLGRAGRVDVDRDGRGRIWIGGSTRTMVEGRTVFPLVSARANRAA
- a CDS encoding tetratricopeptide repeat protein is translated as MVTTERRNAVGVVDRPGGDVGRWIASVVCLVAALLWTVMTAAAQAVSVEIKPEANFGRIIVSFADKNILPAYTVNTDNGVLVLHFEDPVEIDVSRVSSMLSKFVMIARADPEGRGARFALTRGTRVNTMEAGPKLFLDFLPADWAGPPPRLPDEIIAELARRAEDAARRAREAEMLKVAGSKAAKLDLTVARAPTFSRLTFHWNVPFEADFQRQDSGVSVRFNRKAKVDLSTVRMDMPPYLDDISTESDDDGITVLLSVQPSADVRAFKDENTYVVDIQGHVDPAALRPHDAIVHAATRDGSEAPPTATEEVHAPGVEDTTPVVPAGHAAEGHGATPAAEGHGAPAPAEGHGAAPAADGHGTAASHAADVGHEVPAEGGLAVLPPVPEAHDAAADSHAAPGGHAAPDAHEAPHATTAADATAEEYAAPSSARVKPTGGQLAELPDGGDEHALADGTIRVEAKRIGSATRVVFPYHGEIGAALFSRGPAVWLVFDDPSPIDAAPLQDALAGYARSIEPMKIGGEAQAIRIEMAEPLLATLNPEGTFWVVTIGDMVMAPTRPLPIKRSIAGDGAAALEIPFGPVSAMHHITDPASGDEVLVITGRGQPRGLIKPQTFAEVEALSSAHGLAFLPKVDDLQVKSEGELVSLRRPGGLSISTDTAPKRAAVLDLPASIGSSLGGRPGFVDFADTEAGDAADFWHKRHDLMGQVSQAREKSDRVDRWYKLAKFNLANGLGSEALGILRLIGSIAPEEETSQRMAVLRAGASLLMHRPTEALSMLDRPELADSPYAAVWRTIADVDLGRHTDARKQMPRAEEVIGSFPRVIQRRFMLASVATALELNDYAKARTLLSEIDPKALRPDELAELDLLNARAIDADGHAGDAIGILSNVVRTGRGPVAAEATYRLVLLQRREGLITLDQALDRLEQLAVAWRGDDIELNTLRTLGQYSIEKGNYRRAFEVMRSAMQIDPNAQTTRLMQDEMQAAFASLYLDGKADEMKPTEALALYYDFRELTPNGRRGDAMVRKLAERLVDVDLLPQAQQLLTYQVENRLRGAARAQVAADLALVYLLDQRPDRALLILSRTRQSELPAGIERQRRSVEARALAETGKPDLALDLLKPLRGGDIERLRADILWENDRYEDAGDQYERMLGGRWNEPLPLSDLEQMQVLKAGISFTLAGDRLSLDRLRAKYSKKMAETANGAAFEAVTSRMQVAGGSFQEVVKSIANVGTLQAFLDDYRKRYLELGDPNRPALIENGTAVPLGAGGGTSAENTAAPTAPPAAG
- a CDS encoding MotE family protein is translated as MKTLRLLPIVLFATSALLVLKLVGLATGAGSFALGPVAAVAAGDGGHGGEAEGGHGAAKPADAESIEDPIILGAPLDLAKEAEALAKQQEGGGHGGGHGAPAEGGHGEAAPAEGGHGEAAPAEGGHGEAAPAAGEHGAAAPAEGGHGEAVPAAGEHAAAPAEGGHGEAAPAAGEHGAAPAEGGHAAPAEGGHGAPAEGGHGSSGPKLPEGVSTVRPEEYQPPGSTSEAAVLEALGKRRDELDRRQQEIDVRMKLLRAAEIRLQQRVDELKSIENQLNTVPGGGGAAAGQGGAAAPGAAAAEQEDEQIKGLVQLYEAMKPKAAAEVFNSLDVSVLTAIARKMNPRKLSPILAAMAPTKAARLTLLLAGDQGPRQIVVRMTDEPSSQAPLAIPLVPGGTPDEMTIPVPESGGDAGPTDPAALPKIQPAPNG
- a CDS encoding flagellar basal body-associated FliL family protein, whose protein sequence is MAKDDEGEAEGGEGKKGLKGLLANKKLVIAAGGGLLLLLVGGGGAAFMMMGGEPDPAETAKQIVEEQQPTAYYYDLPVMILNLSTTENHAAYVKLQVALELSDENMLKLVEPNMPRVLDAFQTYMRELRVSDLQGSAGLYRLKEELQRRINIAVYPARVDDVLFKNVIVQ